In the genome of Desulfuromonas sp. DDH964, one region contains:
- the ispE gene encoding 4-(cytidine 5'-diphospho)-2-C-methyl-D-erythritol kinase codes for MRQTFLAPAKVNLCLHVLGKRADGYHDLLMLMQRITLFDRVEIAVAPAPDLAVDCVGVPLAAGEENLAARAARLLLSHVGLKGRVTIAIDKQIPVAAGLGGGSSDAAAVLLGLNRMLGLGVSNEALRVLGRQLGADVPFFVLERQAWAEGVGDLLEPTPGLPPVSYLLVNPRIAVSTAWVYGNLGLTRPGDVAKLRKFPKTPAELVRLLHNDLEQVTVGRYPELATIKAQLVGLGADGALMSGSGPTLFGLFTDPTAARRAKEILQATPGWRVFLVEPLADGPAQV; via the coding sequence ATGCGGCAAACCTTTCTGGCTCCGGCCAAAGTCAACCTCTGTCTCCATGTTCTCGGCAAGCGTGCGGACGGCTACCACGACCTGTTGATGCTGATGCAGCGCATCACCCTCTTCGACCGCGTGGAGATCGCGGTCGCTCCCGCCCCGGATCTCGCCGTCGACTGCGTCGGGGTTCCCCTGGCTGCGGGGGAGGAGAACCTTGCCGCCCGTGCCGCGCGGCTCTTGCTCAGCCATGTCGGATTAAAGGGGCGAGTGACGATTGCCATCGACAAGCAGATCCCGGTCGCTGCGGGACTTGGCGGCGGTTCTTCCGACGCGGCCGCCGTGCTGCTCGGGCTTAACCGGATGCTCGGTCTTGGCGTTTCGAACGAAGCGCTACGGGTGTTGGGGCGTCAGCTCGGTGCGGACGTGCCGTTCTTTGTACTGGAACGCCAGGCCTGGGCCGAGGGGGTCGGCGACCTCCTGGAGCCGACCCCGGGGTTGCCGCCGGTTTCCTACCTGCTGGTCAACCCCAGAATCGCGGTTTCTACGGCCTGGGTCTACGGAAATTTGGGGTTGACACGTCCTGGCGATGTGGCTAAACTGCGCAAGTTTCCCAAGACGCCGGCAGAACTGGTGCGTCTGCTGCACAACGATCTGGAGCAGGTCACCGTTGGGCGCTATCCGGAGCTGGCCACCATCAAGGCGCAGCTGGTCGGGCTCGGTGCCGATGGCGCCCTGATGAGCGGTAGCGGCCCGACCCTGTTCGGCCTTTTTACCGACCCGACTGCGGCCCGACGGGCCAAGGAAATTCTGCAGGCGACACCGGGGTGGCGGGTCTTCCTGGTGGAGCCGTTGGCGGACGGGCCGGCGCAAGTTTAG
- a CDS encoding ribose-phosphate pyrophosphokinase — translation MVEKIRIFSGNSNVPLASEICACLGVPLAKAKVRNFSDGEIMVEIGENVRGRDVYVIQSTCEPSNNNLMELLVMVDALKRASAARITAVMPYFGYARQDRKVAPRTPITSKLVADLIATAGTDRVLTMDLHAGQIQGFFNIPVDHLYAAPVMLADIKENNSSRLVVVSPDAGGTERARAFAKRLDAGLAIIDKRRSGPNVSEVMHIIGDVEGEVCLIVDDMIDTAGTLCQAAKALKEKGAKEVFACATHAVLSGPALERINESCLREVVITNTIPTTEKIAICPKLRSLSVAGLLAEAIKRINSDESVSSLFV, via the coding sequence GTGGTGGAAAAGATCAGGATTTTTTCGGGTAATTCGAACGTCCCGCTGGCCAGCGAGATTTGCGCCTGTCTGGGGGTGCCCCTGGCCAAGGCCAAGGTGCGCAACTTTTCCGATGGCGAAATCATGGTCGAGATCGGCGAAAACGTTCGCGGCCGTGACGTCTATGTGATCCAGTCGACCTGCGAGCCCTCCAACAACAACCTGATGGAGCTGCTGGTCATGGTGGACGCGCTGAAGCGTGCCTCGGCGGCGCGCATCACTGCAGTCATGCCTTATTTCGGTTATGCGCGCCAGGACCGCAAGGTGGCGCCACGAACTCCGATTACCAGTAAACTGGTCGCCGACCTGATCGCTACGGCCGGCACTGACCGTGTGCTGACCATGGATCTCCACGCCGGCCAGATCCAGGGCTTTTTCAATATCCCGGTCGATCACCTCTATGCCGCTCCGGTCATGCTTGCCGACATCAAGGAGAACAACAGCAGCCGCCTGGTTGTTGTCTCCCCCGATGCCGGCGGTACCGAACGGGCGCGGGCTTTTGCCAAGCGCCTCGACGCCGGTCTGGCGATCATCGACAAACGACGCAGCGGGCCCAACGTTTCCGAGGTCATGCATATCATCGGGGATGTCGAAGGGGAGGTCTGCCTGATCGTCGATGATATGATCGACACGGCCGGAACCCTCTGCCAGGCGGCCAAGGCCCTCAAGGAGAAGGGGGCGAAGGAGGTTTTCGCCTGTGCAACCCACGCGGTCCTGTCGGGGCCGGCGCTGGAGCGGATCAACGAGAGCTGTCTGCGGGAGGTGGTGATCACCAACACCATCCCGACCACGGAGAAGATCGCGATCTGCCCCAAGCTGCGCTCTTTGTCGGTTGCCGGCCTGCTGGCCGAGGCGATCAAGCGCATCAATAGCGACGAGTCGGTCAGCTCGCTCTTTGTTTAG
- a CDS encoding 50S ribosomal protein L25, translated as MAQSNLNVTLRADLGKGGARAARRQGLVPAVVYGKGLEPCAVNVEPKALKQAIATEAGWNTLITLSGEGPFNGRVVILKDLQVSAIRREAQHADFQVIDLTKKVHVMVPVHPIGKSAGEKAGGNLQVIRHELEVVCLPTAIPASIDVDVAHLAIGDVLHVADLVVPAGVEIPHEVNFTVITVTGHKEEAEEVTEGAEEVAAE; from the coding sequence ATGGCCCAATCGAATCTCAACGTCACCCTGCGCGCCGATCTCGGCAAGGGCGGGGCGCGCGCTGCCCGCCGCCAGGGGCTGGTCCCGGCCGTTGTTTATGGCAAGGGGCTGGAGCCCTGCGCCGTCAACGTCGAACCGAAAGCCCTGAAGCAGGCGATTGCCACCGAGGCAGGCTGGAACACGCTGATCACCCTGTCCGGGGAGGGCCCCTTCAATGGCCGCGTGGTGATCCTCAAGGATCTCCAGGTCAGCGCCATTCGCCGCGAAGCGCAGCATGCCGACTTCCAGGTCATCGACCTGACCAAGAAGGTTCACGTCATGGTACCGGTCCACCCGATCGGCAAATCCGCCGGGGAAAAAGCCGGTGGCAACCTGCAGGTGATCCGGCATGAGCTCGAGGTGGTCTGTCTGCCGACCGCGATTCCGGCTTCCATCGATGTCGATGTGGCCCATCTCGCCATCGGCGACGTGCTGCATGTCGCCGACCTGGTGGTGCCGGCGGGGGTCGAAATCCCCCACGAAGTCAACTTCACGGTAATCACCGTCACTGGTCACAAGGAAGAGGCCGAAGAAGTGACGGAGGGTGCCGAGGAAGTCGCGGCGGAGTGA